The genomic stretch CGCCTTCGTCGATGGCGCGGGTCAGGCCCCGGGCGTAGTCGGCGGCCAGGTCCCGGTACCAGTTGCGGTGGACCTCCGCGTCCACGAGCTCGGTCTGCCAGATGATCTGGTTGGTGTAGGGGTGCTCGGCCAGCCAGCGGAACCACTCCTGGAATCCGGCCCCCTCGATCATCGTCCGTGACGACAGTCCGTCGACGGCCCTGTTCAGCCGCGACCGCACCTCGTGCGCCCTCGCCTGGGCCAGGTGGACGAGCAGTTCGCCGCAGTCGGCGAACCTCGCCGACAGCTGCTCCGGGGAGGCATCCGCCGCCTCCGCGACCTCGTCCAGCGTCACGCGCTGGAAGCCGCGCTGGCCG from Actinomycetota bacterium encodes the following:
- a CDS encoding TetR/AcrR family transcriptional regulator, which translates into the protein MDEQVMARVLDEAERLFGQRGFQRVTLDEVAEAADASPEQLSARFADCGELLVHLAQARAHEVRSRLNRAVDGLSSRTMIEGAGFQEWFRWLAEHPYTNQIIWQTELVDAEVHRNWYRDLAADYARGLTRAIDEGELPRVDPEGLAWCLMGMADFLGMRYVMWTGRPELPEQAMRTFTRVLTRALQTGGGR